The Puntigrus tetrazona isolate hp1 chromosome 3, ASM1883169v1, whole genome shotgun sequence nucleotide sequence AGTAATAAATCAAGGAGgcaggcgcagtgatatcaTGCAGCGCTtgaaaacagccagaccctctTGCTTCCGCATGGAACCTGTCTTGCAAGCTCGGGACTATTTTGCACAGGCACTATAACTGTACAGCAGCAAACCTCTTTGATTATTATGCCAGAAAAAGGGTATAGTCATATCATCCTAGAAAAATgacaactttttatttacttaggTCATactacacaatataactacagaagaatcaagttttaaataagaaaaatattcaaaGTCTTTGGTCATTTATGAACATGATGCTACTGATCTATGCATTAAAACAGCCAGATTATAAATTCCACTACAAGATCAGAGCTCAGTAAAGGATGGGTAAAGACATTCAGTTCTTAtcttatatatttacttttagtttAATCTGTAGTGTCagaaacaagtaaaaatgtaGTGCATCTCTGTGGCCGGATCTCTAGAAGTCACTCTTTTCAACATTTAAGACACAACATGTACCATAAAAGATTCCCAAAATTCCCCATGCAGTTCTATGAAAATTATATGCGACGCTGGTAAACAAATAAAGCCGTTTAACTGGAGTTTCTTGTATTGTTTCTCCTTTGTATTGCTTCTTAACAGATCTTGAGGTACAAATACATGGCTCACAGATAAAGAGATCAAGCTATAGTGCTATTAATGACAGATCATGAATGTAATGCGCAGGATTGACACACATTACTTTAATGAATATCAATACATTTCAAGGTTTCTTTGGTTCTTATAAGTAGTTTTGTAGTAGGAATTGTCTTCATCTTGGCCTGCTGgtaatttaaagcattttttgtattggTAGTGTAAACAGTGAAGCCTAATGTCTATCATCATTAATGGGTAAAGTTAAACTATTTGCACTTTGTAACCCTGAGCTTGTCAAACCTCCAGGCTAAAACATGCAAACTTGCATGATttccattttgaaaatgaaaataaaataatataatccCTGAATTTTTACCTGCAATATTGCCCGAACAGTAATATTACTTCTTAGGCCTGAAAAATAGCTTCTTAGTAAGCATGGACGCAAAGCAAGGCACTTGTTTTTTGCCTATAGCAGAGCGATCCTTGCAGTTTGCTACACTGCGGATAGAAACCTTCCTGTTAACGAGTGTCAGCACATCAGTGAACTCCAGTGTCGATCCGTAACGCCTCAGGATTTCGCACAGATCCTGGATGTACCACGAGCCATTCACTGTCTCACGATGAGAGTAATATCCtttacaaaaagaagaaaatctcGGTGACTGCTTAAAGTGGCGTAACTGAAGTACACTGCATGTAATCCAATACGTAAAAGTGCACTGTTCACAAAACCTGGTGAAAACAAACGGAAACAAAGCACTGACCTTCAGCTACTGAATAGCACATTAGGAAATCTGCTCCTGCTGGAAGGGTGGAGAGCGCCCCCGCGTCCACAACCACTTCATTGACCGTCTGACTGTCCACCACATCCATTGGTGTCACAGCATCATCATGTTTGTCTCCACGACAAGCCTTATGTTCAGAGAAATTCATGCATTCGAAGGAggtgtaaaatgtatatttatattgcattactataaggtcacactttatatcgGGTGGCTTTAACCACTGTgtgcttatatttaaataaatcatttggaCTCATTTtgtacatatatgtttttacattgcacttgtatttttttaaatacctgtaTGTTATTATATCTGTAATTACACCATTGACCCATCCCTTAAACTTCCCACGCCACCTAACCTGCCCCTAACCTTACTCGTATCCCTCCTCaatagcagcacaactgttttgcAATACTATACGACCAcaataaatgcatcaaaatataagtacaatataAGTACTTATTTATTAAGGCCACCTTATATGAAGTGTGACCGTGTGAATACACcgcaaattacattttgtggAAGGAGGACCAATTACCTGCAAGATGAAGATCTTGGGTTTCCCTACAAGGCTATGGCATTTATTCCCCTTGAACAGATCAGTGATTTCTTGAATTTCAATCTGCCCATCATAGGCATAAATGTGACCATTTTCCCCATGGcttaaaaatacacagacaaaacagtCTGCATCTACATGGTtagcagcagcagctgaaagCAAAGAAACACACGGGATTAAACAGGACCTATCTATTTGGAACATGATGTGGCATGCAGCTTTGACTTTCCCCTTAAGTTATAATTTACATGAAAGATTAAGTTGATTCTAGCACACCATTCAGTGCTATGGCTATAAATTTGGCacaatgacagcattttcatattttttcatattctgGTGCCAACTTCAGTTGTATATTaatgcaaacatatttttaaaattgaaaggAAAGTCTCTTTTTGTGGTAATCAAAAGTACAGCCTTTTTAAACTATTACTCAACATCTGAAGTGTtcaaaaaaagttcaataaagTTGTCCTAGAACAAGattgcattttggttttaggttaaTTCTGATGAAACGGTTTTGACTCACTTCCAGTGCTGacccctctctttctttcattctctctcacacactcacatatatagatatatacatgtAGATGTACGTGTGCAATATAATTATAGcctacttaaaaatgtaaacactgcCAAAGATGTTGCTAATAAACTGCTATGTTTAACTTGAAACATTTAAGTTGGGCTCCCATTACTCAAAACATGccatgaaacattaaaaatattgaggCACCTTCTCCGATTGTGGATAAAACTTCTTCCCGTTTGTAATCGTCGCAAGCCTTGACGTCAAATCCCAGATCTCGAAATCTGACAAcatattcaaaagaaaattGACAAATTAGTTCTTGTTCTGctgctttaataaaatacagGAAAATTACGGTTTCTTCATCAACCAACACACTGTGAGACATAGTCATGTTTGTGTGGCAAACACAGGCAGTGGTCATGTGATGCTGTGACTGTCTGgtgtatatacagtagtcaacatttgaagtgatCAAAACccttcatcaaagttgtcctaaaacataaaaccaaaattTTGGTCTTGTTTGTCAAATGTTGGCTACTGTACTGCAGTTGTAATGTTGAGTAGTGATTACTTTGCCAAATACCTTCTAACAAGGTTCTCCCTGTCTGCATTTGTGCCAGAGCGGCTGGGCAACATGAGCTGCCAGTAAAAACGTTCATGGTTAAAGATCAGAGCCATTCCTCGCTTCTTGTGGTCCATCTTATACTCCTCATTAGGATCCAGACTGAATACACTGACAAACAAGATATAAAACGATATAAATACGCTTGAACTCAAAAACAGTATTAATTCTACATGGTTACAACATGGGTTTTACCTTTGATTCATGCTATCAGTTTCTGTTACGTTCACTCTGTCtgaaagaaacagacaaaaatcaACACAAACTACTCAAATTTGATTTGCAAAACAAGAATATGAAATAAGCAAATCTTCAGTGGATGTATTCAAGCCACAAAGATTCAAACCACAGCGAAGTAAATGGATTAACCGGTCGTGTTAGAATAAAAGACCTGAAGTTCAGTTAAAACACACTGAGGTCAAGCATGTATTGTCTGTTGAGCACCTGGTCAAGCAGGATTTCAATGGCTTTACAAGGCTGTCAAGCATAGCaaagttaacaaaaacaaatgcaatatttaccctgctgaagaaagaaaaacaatataaccctgcctaaaacacaacacaacttctctctttttaattttgctAATGTTACTTAAGAGTTAAAAACGGGAATGATCTCTACCTGTCTGTGCCGCAAAAGCGCTGTCCTTCTCCACAGACCCTAAGAGCAACAAAGAAAGAGATTCGGGACTTAAATCGCATATGAATAGAGTTATCTTTTTATGCGAGTCATGTTTAGACAAATACCAGCCACTTCAGGTGCTGGAATAAGGAAATGAAGCCTGCCGTGTCATGTCATGAGCAACACTGTGTATACAAATATTAAGTTACTTTTCTTACAGGATAACTAGATAAACGGCTTACCAGGCTCATCGCTCTTGACATGACTTGCCATCGCTGCTTCAGTGGAGACAATCCGCAGAACCCCGAGGAAGATTTTAAGAACAAACTAACAACAGCAAACACACAAGCGACTAGTCACCAAGCGCAGCACTTAACCTATGAGACGGCGCTGCAAAGTTAACCAATCACAGCCCACCACAACCTTGACCAATCAAAAGTCGGTAAaatatcaaccaatcagagACGGTCTGTCGCCTTCGAACCTTTCGGTCGGACTGGTCCGACTCAGTGAAGTTACAACTTCCGCGTTGaaatctttctttgtttccttGTGTCTTTCTTCGTAACAAAAATTTTGCCGCATAACTTGACATGCGGACTTACAACAACCTTAATtcactattatattatattataatgtttattttgagtttttatagggttttatataaaataaatatataaataggcTACAATAACATAAATTTAGCCTCttatcatttcatatttaaataaatgttagcctattataaaaataagattatattatataaacatttaatgagATTTAAAGGTATTTAaggaatataaatatgatttaagtgcatttaaaagaGTGAACGAAGAAACCTACAGCTAAAGTAGTGCATTTGATAAAACTCAAAACTAAATTACAGGATCTGCATATGTATCAAAATATCGGAGGTGtagtaatattcattttttttgtgctgcaatctctaaaagtaaaaattttcaacaacatgtaatatttacagcataaaaacataatccACCATATAATTAATACCATAATTGTTAACCGTTGCTAATAGTGTGAAAATGATAAGTATGCGGTCTAATATGTCTTTCAAGTTTAACTGCCATTTAACTTGTTTCTTGCTGTTTTCTTCACCCTCCAACTAATAAGTTCTCAACAACCCTTAAGATACATATGCATGTCTCACACTTAAAAAGATCATGCTTTACAGCTAATGACTCATTATGATCACAAATGTAGCATGCAGGATAATATTTTGCAActgtaaaatctattttaagaGTTTTCTTTGCACTAATAACTGGGAATGTCCATGGCCTGTAGgcaattcaaaacattttttgcattgcaaCTATTAGGCCTAATGGTTTCAAAATGAACCTAAAGCGTACCTAAACTTGCTTCACTGTACCCACAGCCAGCCCACAGACTCCATAAACCTGCTCCACTGCGTACCTAAACCTGCTCCAGGTTTTGTTGAcattaattgcttctattgcctacctcatttgtacgtcgctttggataaaagcgtctgctaaatgactaaatgtaaatgtaaatgctccACTGTACTCACAGCCAGCCCACAGCGTGCCCACACTCTCCCACTGTGTCCACAGCCACTTACCTGTGTGCGTGTTATGAGCCCACGGTTAGCCCTATTAGGGGTCCAATCAGCATTTTGCTGGGCAGTTTTAAAGGTGTGGTGTTGAATTTTAGAGGATTAACACTAGCTTACATTTGTATGCTGTGTAGACAAACGATCAGAAACTTTTCTAACAGATGAAATATCAGCATTATCAATATTATCAGTATACAAATTTGGTGATTATATTAAGCATTAATTGAATGAGTTTTCATAATGTTGTCTCACTATATTGAAGTGATTTTCCATATGTTGTTTAtcatattcatgtattttaaaaatatgtatgtgttgTATGTGTTCTTATGCGTCATGTGCTATATATTACAAGTGTTTTGCAGGTATACAGTAAAGTTTTGTAAGGAATTAACTGAAATTTTACATAGCCTATTATTTAGCAATTATCCTGACTTTCACGTTCATGAGACAACTCTAGTTCAGTTCACTGCACATAAGCATGAAAAGTATCTGCATACTTTCTTCACTGAGTTGAATCATTTTCACTGACCCGGACTGGAGCTTCGTTGTTGTCATGACAGTCAAAATGACTGCTGACAGATGAACTTGATAACTTCCTGTTACTCACCATACTGCCATTAATCTATATGAAAAAGTATGTGTGGGATatcccttaaaataaattgaacaacaaaaattacgacaattttttcagtaaatatt carries:
- the LOC122336412 gene encoding caspase-6-like isoform X2, which translates into the protein MNQSVFSLDPNEEYKMDHKKRGMALIFNHERFYWQLMLPSRSGTNADRENLVRRFRDLGFDVKACDDYKREEVLSTIGEAAAANHVDADCFVCVFLSHGENGHIYAYDGQIEIQEITDLFKGNKCHSLVGKPKIFILQACRGDKHDDAVTPMDVVDSQTVNEVVVDAGALSTLPAGADFLMCYSVAEGYYSHRETVNGSWYIQDLCEILRRYGSTLEFTDVLTLVNRKVSIRSVANCKDRSAIGKKQVPCFASMLTKKLFFRPKK
- the LOC122336412 gene encoding caspase-6-like isoform X1, which translates into the protein MASHVKSDEPGSVEKDSAFAAQTDRVNVTETDSMNQSVFSLDPNEEYKMDHKKRGMALIFNHERFYWQLMLPSRSGTNADRENLVRRFRDLGFDVKACDDYKREEVLSTIGEAAAANHVDADCFVCVFLSHGENGHIYAYDGQIEIQEITDLFKGNKCHSLVGKPKIFILQACRGDKHDDAVTPMDVVDSQTVNEVVVDAGALSTLPAGADFLMCYSVAEGYYSHRETVNGSWYIQDLCEILRRYGSTLEFTDVLTLVNRKVSIRSVANCKDRSAIGKKQVPCFASMLTKKLFFRPKK